Proteins encoded together in one candidate division WOR-3 bacterium window:
- a CDS encoding transcriptional repressor codes for MDNILSIEKILRRSKIPLMASEIRCKCHKKPDLATIYRNLKKLEKKGTIGVYPSEDRAKRYYFIEQKNMCYISCEICNKMRKYEKPSLQGLIKKVKKDAHFSTEYVLLVLKGVCDECKTRNLSKIKRNFSR; via the coding sequence ATGGATAATATTTTATCAATTGAAAAAATACTGAGGAGATCAAAAATACCTCTAATGGCTTCTGAAATAAGATGTAAATGTCATAAAAAACCAGATCTCGCAACGATATACAGAAACCTCAAAAAACTTGAAAAAAAAGGCACGATAGGAGTATATCCGAGTGAAGACAGAGCAAAAAGGTATTATTTCATCGAGCAAAAAAATATGTGTTATATATCCTGCGAAATATGCAATAAAATGCGGAAATATGAAAAACCGTCTCTCCAAGGTTTAATAAAGAAGGTTAAGAAAGACGCGCATTTTTCCACGGAGTATGTTCTGCTGGTTTTAAAAGGAGTTTGTGATGAATGCAAAACACGAAATCTTTCGAAAATTAAGCGCAATTTTTCTCGTTAG